A window of the Motilibacter rhizosphaerae genome harbors these coding sequences:
- a CDS encoding polynucleotide kinase-phosphatase codes for MSDETGPLRLPLPALSLVALVGASGSGKTSFAAQHFRPTEVLSSDAFRGLVSDDENDQSATADAFDALFYVAAKRLAAGRLTVIDATNVQQDARRKLVALAREHDVLPVAIVLDLPERTCLERNAARGDRSFGPGVVRRQRESLRRSLRSLAKEGFRTVHVLREPEEVARVEVVRTRLYNDLRDTTGPFDVVGDVHGCREELEELLGELGWVLARDEDGRAVGARHLQGRTAVFLGDLVDRGPDTPGILRLVMGMVAAGTALAVPGNHESKLVRALRGRPVTVSHGLAESLEQLERETPEFRRQVEEFLDGLVSHYVLDGGRLVVAHAGVPERYQGRASGRVREFCLYGDTTGESDEFGLPVRYPWARDYRGRAMVLYGHTPVPQPEWVNGTMCLDTGCVFGGRLTAMRYPEKELVSVPARAVHAEPVRPLGAADAPSGPGAVQRDPAVLEVGDVLGRRVVETSRGGRVTVPEENAAAALEVLSRFATDPRWLVHLPPTMAPVATSAREGVLEHPDEAFAAYAAEGVEELVCQEKHMGSRAVVVLPRSPEVAERRFGAPGGATGAVYTRTGRSFFDPETTERLLARARSAAEASGLFDELSAEWLVLDAELLPWSAKADALLREQFAVVAAAGESALSAATDVLTRAAARGADVQGLLDRQRSRLADVAGFRAAYRRYSWPVDGPEGVQLAPFQVLASAGTTYADRPHAWHLEQADRLVAADPALFRTTRRVPVQVADAASRDAAVRWWEELTDAGGEGMVVKPAAGLVRGRRGAVQPGLKVRGPDYLRLVYGPSYREPANLTRLRERNVGPKRSLALREHALGLEAVERAAAGEPLWRVHECVAAVLALESEPVDPRL; via the coding sequence GTGAGCGACGAGACCGGCCCGTTGCGGCTCCCCCTCCCGGCGCTGAGCCTCGTGGCGCTGGTCGGCGCCTCCGGCTCGGGCAAGACGAGCTTCGCCGCCCAGCACTTCCGGCCCACCGAGGTGCTGAGCAGCGACGCGTTCCGCGGCCTCGTCTCCGACGACGAGAACGACCAGTCCGCGACGGCGGACGCCTTCGACGCGCTGTTCTACGTCGCGGCCAAGCGGCTCGCCGCCGGGCGGCTCACCGTCATCGACGCGACGAACGTCCAGCAGGACGCCCGGCGCAAGCTCGTCGCGCTCGCCCGCGAGCACGACGTCCTCCCCGTCGCGATCGTCCTCGACCTGCCCGAGCGCACCTGCCTCGAGCGCAACGCCGCCCGCGGCGACCGCTCGTTCGGCCCGGGCGTCGTACGCCGGCAGCGCGAGTCGCTGCGCCGCAGCCTGCGCTCGCTCGCGAAGGAGGGCTTCCGCACGGTCCACGTGCTGCGCGAGCCCGAGGAGGTCGCGCGGGTCGAGGTGGTGCGTACCCGGCTCTACAACGACTTGCGCGACACCACCGGGCCGTTCGACGTCGTCGGTGACGTGCACGGGTGCCGCGAGGAGCTCGAGGAGCTGCTCGGCGAGCTCGGCTGGGTCCTCGCGCGCGACGAGGACGGCCGGGCCGTCGGCGCGCGGCACCTGCAGGGGCGTACGGCGGTGTTCCTCGGGGACCTCGTCGACCGCGGGCCCGACACCCCGGGCATCCTCCGCCTCGTCATGGGCATGGTCGCCGCCGGGACGGCGCTCGCCGTGCCGGGCAACCACGAGAGCAAGCTCGTCCGCGCCCTGCGCGGCCGCCCCGTCACGGTGTCGCACGGGCTCGCCGAGTCCCTGGAGCAGCTGGAGCGCGAGACCCCGGAGTTCCGCCGTCAGGTCGAGGAGTTCCTCGACGGGCTGGTCTCGCACTACGTCCTCGACGGCGGCAGGCTCGTGGTGGCCCACGCCGGGGTGCCCGAGCGCTACCAGGGTCGGGCGTCCGGGCGGGTGCGCGAGTTCTGCCTGTACGGCGACACCACGGGCGAGAGCGACGAGTTCGGGCTGCCCGTGCGCTACCCGTGGGCGCGCGACTACCGCGGCCGGGCGATGGTGCTCTACGGCCACACGCCGGTGCCGCAGCCGGAGTGGGTCAACGGCACCATGTGCCTCGACACCGGGTGCGTGTTCGGCGGACGGCTCACGGCCATGCGCTACCCGGAGAAGGAGCTGGTCTCCGTCCCGGCGCGCGCGGTCCACGCCGAGCCGGTCCGCCCGCTGGGAGCCGCGGACGCTCCCTCCGGACCCGGTGCTGTGCAGCGCGACCCCGCCGTGCTCGAGGTCGGCGACGTGCTCGGCCGGCGGGTCGTCGAGACGAGCCGCGGCGGCCGCGTCACCGTGCCCGAGGAGAACGCCGCCGCCGCGCTCGAGGTGCTGAGCCGCTTCGCGACCGACCCGCGCTGGCTCGTCCACCTGCCGCCGACGATGGCGCCGGTCGCCACGTCGGCCCGGGAGGGCGTGCTGGAGCACCCCGACGAGGCGTTCGCCGCGTACGCCGCCGAGGGGGTCGAGGAGCTGGTCTGCCAGGAGAAGCACATGGGCTCGCGGGCCGTCGTCGTGCTGCCGCGCTCTCCGGAAGTGGCCGAGCGCCGCTTCGGCGCGCCCGGCGGGGCGACGGGCGCCGTCTACACCCGTACGGGCCGGAGCTTCTTCGACCCCGAGACCACCGAGCGGCTGCTGGCCCGGGCGCGCTCGGCCGCGGAGGCTTCCGGGCTCTTCGACGAGCTCAGTGCGGAGTGGCTGGTCCTCGACGCCGAGCTGCTGCCGTGGAGCGCCAAGGCGGACGCGCTGCTGCGCGAGCAGTTCGCCGTCGTCGCCGCCGCCGGGGAGTCCGCGCTGTCCGCGGCCACCGACGTCCTCACGCGCGCCGCCGCCCGCGGCGCGGACGTGCAGGGGCTGCTCGACCGGCAGCGCTCCCGGCTGGCTGACGTCGCGGGCTTCCGCGCGGCGTACCGGCGCTACAGCTGGCCGGTCGACGGGCCGGAGGGGGTGCAGCTCGCCCCGTTCCAGGTGCTCGCCTCGGCCGGGACGACGTACGCCGACCGGCCGCACGCGTGGCACCTCGAGCAGGCCGACCGGCTGGTGGCCGCCGACCCCGCGCTCTTCCGGACGACCCGCCGGGTGCCGGTGCAGGTGGCGGACGCCGCCTCCCGCGACGCGGCCGTCCGCTGGTGGGAGGAGCTGACCGACGCCGGCGGGGAGGGCATGGTCGTCAAGCCCGCGGCCGGCCTGGTCCGCGGCCGGCGGGGCGCGGTCCAGCCGGGGCTCAAGGTGCGCGGGCCGGACTACCTCCGACTGGTCTACGGCCCGTCGTACCGGGAGCCGGCCAACCTCACGCGGCTGCGGGAGCGCAACGTCGGCCCGAAGCGCTCGCTCGCGCTGCGGGAGCACGCGCTCGGGCTGGAGGCCGTGGAGCGCGCCGCCGCGGGCGAGCCGCTGTGGCGCGTGCACGAGTGCGTCGCCGCGGTCCTGGCGCTGGAGTCGGAGCCCGTCGACCCGCGCCTGTGA
- a CDS encoding 3' terminal RNA ribose 2'-O-methyltransferase Hen1, whose protein sequence is MLVTLATSGSTSGGLPDGAVATDLGRVLHKHPDRVHVQEVPTGTATVCYPVATPERCEAALLLEVDPVGLVRSRAARRGDDVLARYVNDRPYVASSLLAVALSRVLRTALAGRCDARPELAEAAWPLEVRLPALPVRGRPELVERLFAPLGWEVEARRLPLDELVPAWGDADLVDLTLRGRARVADALSHLYVLLPVLDDAKHYWVGEDEVDKLLRVGGRWLQGHPERELISSRYLAHQRHLASTAAERLAALDRPADAADDADADEPGDDAAPVPARPLVALRHAAVLDALRACGARRVLDLGCGPGALLQELLADSTFTEVVGTDVSARALASAARRLGLDALHERQRARISLLTSSVTYADPRLAGYDAAVLMEVVEHVDPPRLPALEHAVFGVAAPRVVVVTTPNVEANAAIPGLAPGQLRHTDHRFEWTRAEFAAWCRSAAERFGYAVELSGVGPDHPELGAPTQLALLRKESA, encoded by the coding sequence GTGCTCGTGACCCTCGCGACCTCCGGGTCCACCTCCGGCGGCCTTCCCGACGGGGCGGTCGCGACGGACCTCGGCCGGGTGCTGCACAAGCACCCGGACCGCGTGCACGTGCAGGAGGTCCCGACGGGCACGGCCACCGTCTGCTACCCCGTGGCCACCCCCGAGCGCTGCGAGGCGGCGCTGCTCCTCGAGGTCGACCCCGTCGGCCTGGTCCGCAGTCGCGCCGCGCGGCGCGGTGACGACGTGCTCGCGCGCTACGTCAACGACCGGCCGTACGTCGCCTCGAGCCTGCTCGCGGTGGCGCTGTCCCGTGTCCTGCGCACCGCGCTCGCCGGGCGCTGCGACGCGCGTCCCGAGCTCGCCGAGGCGGCCTGGCCGCTCGAGGTCCGCCTCCCCGCCCTCCCGGTGCGCGGGCGCCCCGAGCTCGTCGAGCGGCTCTTCGCGCCGCTCGGCTGGGAGGTCGAGGCCCGCCGGCTCCCGCTCGACGAGCTGGTGCCGGCGTGGGGTGACGCCGACCTCGTCGACCTGACGCTGCGCGGTCGCGCGCGCGTCGCCGACGCGCTGAGCCACCTCTACGTCCTCCTCCCCGTGCTCGACGACGCGAAGCACTACTGGGTCGGCGAGGACGAGGTGGACAAGCTGCTGCGCGTGGGCGGCCGGTGGCTGCAGGGCCACCCCGAGCGCGAGCTCATCAGCTCGCGCTACCTCGCCCACCAGCGGCACCTCGCGTCGACGGCCGCCGAGCGGCTGGCGGCGCTGGACAGGCCCGCTGACGCCGCTGACGACGCGGACGCCGACGAGCCCGGTGATGACGCTGCTCCGGTCCCGGCGCGCCCGCTCGTCGCCCTGCGCCACGCCGCGGTGCTCGACGCCCTGCGCGCGTGCGGGGCGCGCCGCGTCCTCGACCTCGGCTGCGGGCCCGGCGCCCTGCTGCAGGAGCTGCTGGCGGACAGCACGTTCACGGAGGTCGTCGGCACCGACGTCTCGGCGCGGGCGCTCGCGTCCGCCGCCCGGCGGCTCGGGCTGGACGCGCTGCACGAGCGCCAGCGCGCGCGCATCTCCCTGCTCACCTCGTCGGTGACGTACGCCGACCCCAGGCTCGCGGGCTATGACGCCGCCGTCCTCATGGAGGTCGTCGAGCACGTCGACCCCCCTCGGCTCCCGGCGCTGGAGCACGCGGTCTTCGGCGTCGCCGCCCCGCGCGTGGTCGTCGTGACGACGCCCAACGTGGAGGCGAACGCCGCGATCCCCGGCCTCGCGCCCGGCCAGCTGCGGCACACCGACCACCGCTTCGAGTGGACGCGCGCGGAGTTCGCGGCCTGGTGCCGCTCGGCCGCCGAGCGCTTCGGCTACGCCGTCGAGCTGTCGGGGGTGGGCCCCGACCACCCCGAGCTCGGCGCCCCCACCCAGCTGGCCCTGCTGCGCAAGGAGTCCGCGTGA